Sequence from the Pelotomaculum isophthalicicum JI genome:
GACCATATAATGCCATACTGTTGACGTATGAAAAGATTAGAATGCCGCCAGTAATTATAGTGGCTGCCGCAGCCACCCGGTAAGCCTCTTTTGCTTTGTTCAGGCAGGGGATGAGCACTGCCATGACGGCGATCTCCCCCAGCCAGACGGCGGGCATGACAGAACCTTTTATAACAGGCACGACTCCGTTGTCGATATAAACCGGCAGTAATCTTTTCAAGTCCAATTCGGGGATAAGGAGAATATTCACAACAAGAACCATTCCCAAAATAACCGGCAAGAGGACCTCATTCGCCCGGGTAAACACCTCCAGGCCGTTCCGCACGGCATAGGCGGCTATAACCATAATAAGTAATTCAAAAACAATGATCGGTGTTTCAGGCATAAAGGCGGCAACCATAAAAGAACCAAACTGCCGGAGGATTTCGGAATTCAAATTGATCAACCACCAGATATACAATAAGGCGATAACTTTCCCCGGCCACCTGCCCAGGATTACCTCGGGGAACTGAAATATGGTCTTCCCCGGAAACCGCAGGCTTAAGTTTACCACCAGCCGGGCAATCAGCAGCACGGCAAGGGTGGCCAGCAGCAGCGAGATCCAGCCGTCCTGTTTGGCCAAACGGGCAGTTACGGAGGCCATGAAAAGAAAGGCCGTGGGCAGGACCATGCTCACCATCAAGAATATGGCCTGTTTGCTGCTGATTTTTCCCCCTTCAAGCATTGCCGCTCACCGCCTTCGCTTGCCCCCGGCCGGGGGCGGAGTCGGTTTAAGCCCTCTCGCCGCCCGCTGCGGGTTTGCCATGCCGACCAGCCTGGGACGGCGCAGCATGGCCCACCAGGGTACCCGCACGGCCACGTCTTTCAGATCGCCTGTATTTAGCGGCGCCACCGGCGACAGGTAGGGAACGCCAAAAGAGCGCAGGGTGGCCAGGTGCACCAGGATGGCCAGCGCTCCGCAGATCACTCCGTACAGCCCCAGGGTGCCTGCCAGCACCATGACGGGAAACCTCAAGATGCGCAAGGTAGTACTGATGTAATAATAAAAAATAAAGGAGGCAATACCTGTCAGGGCCACCAGTATTACCGTTCCCGCGGCGACAAGCCCGGCCCGCACGGCGGCCTCCCCGATGACCAGCGCGCCCACGATACTGACCGCCTGGCCCACCTGCCGCGGCAGGCGGATACCGGCTTCCCTCAGGATTTCAAAAATAAACTCCATCATGATTGTCTCGACAAAAGCCGGGAAGGGCACCGTTTCCCGCTGGGCCGCCAGACTCAAAAGCAAGGCCGTCGGCAGCATCTCGTGGTGAAAA
This genomic interval carries:
- a CDS encoding GerAB/ArcD/ProY family transporter yields the protein MLEGGKISSKQAIFLMVSMVLPTAFLFMASVTARLAKQDGWISLLLATLAVLLIARLVVNLSLRFPGKTIFQFPEVILGRWPGKVIALLYIWWLINLNSEILRQFGSFMVAAFMPETPIIVFELLIMVIAAYAVRNGLEVFTRANEVLLPVILGMVLVVNILLIPELDLKRLLPVYIDNGVVPVIKGSVMPAVWLGEIAVMAVLIPCLNKAKEAYRVAAAATIITGGILIFSYVNSMALYGPEAVAGWIFPSLNKVRMVHIATFLERLEAIIMFVWVAGGLVKICIFYWAAALGSAQWLELNDYKPLVLPVGVILLALSVMAHDSILDLYTYLSTSALPLSIVFQAGIPLLLLVVAVFRGQGGARQ